In Drosophila nasuta strain 15112-1781.00 chromosome 2R, ASM2355853v1, whole genome shotgun sequence, a single genomic region encodes these proteins:
- the LOC132785821 gene encoding glutathione-specific gamma-glutamylcyclotransferase 1: MAHFSGHQPPTEVPAHFKNLFTNGTLGGDEDSNNNNNNNNAGNNDQENRPSNNNNVDIASCWVFGYGSLCWIPGFTYNKCITGYIRGYVRRFWQGNATHRGTEDAPGRVATLVEDKEGITWGCAYRITGSTALEYLKQRECTLGGYATLETKFFPRVASHDTPFSGEAVEVLVYVATPENRHWAGDAPLAVIARQIANCRGPSGHNAEYLLRLALFMHDEIPGVRDEHLFDLERLVLEEIYRMEIPLSSVMGRNPDRIRRDSHEDLRRPPSFEFTSRIPETKLRCLNI; the protein is encoded by the exons ATGGCGCACTTTAGCGGACATCAGCCACCCACCGAAGTGCCGGCTCACTTCAAGAACCTCTTCACCAATGGCACGCTGGGTGGCGATGAggatagcaacaacaataacaacaacaataatgctGGCAATAATGATCAGGAGAATCGGCCgagtaataacaacaacgtgGACATCGCCTCGTGCTGGGTCTTTGGCTATGGCTCGTTGTGCTGGATTCCGGGCTTCACCTACAACAAGTGCATCACAGGCTACATAAGAGGCTATGTGCGACGCTTCTGGCAGGGCAACGCAACACATCGCGGCACCGAAGATGCG CCGGGACGTGTCGCAACACTTGTGGAAGACAAAGAG GGCATTACTTGGGGCTGTGCCTACAGAATAACGGGTTCAACGGCTCTGGAGTATCTCAAGCAACGCGAGTGCACACTCG GTGGCTATGCAACACTCGAAACAAAATTCTTTCCCCGCGTCGCATCGCATGACACGCCCTTTAGCGGCGAGGCTGTCGAGGTGCTGGTCTATGTGGCCACGCCAGAGAATCGTCACTGGGCCGGCGATGCCCCATTGGCTGTAATAGCGCGGCAAATCGCCAACTGCCGCGGTCCCAGTGGCCATAATGCGGAATATCTGCTGCGATTGGCGCTGTTTATGCACGATGAAATCCCTGGTGTGCGAGATGAACACTTATTCGATCTGGAGCGACTGGTGCTGGAAGAGATCTATCGCATGGAGATCCCACTGTCCTCTGTGATGGGTCGCAATCCGGATCGCATAAGACGCGACTCACACGAGGATCTGCGTAGACCGCCATCGTTCGAGTTCACATCCCGCATACCAGAGACAAAGCTGCGTTGCCTGAACATTTGA